Proteins encoded within one genomic window of Dyadobacter chenhuakuii:
- a CDS encoding TolC family protein: MNPLLILKCKKNLLLMLLLVSSSAFSMQADSLTITLEDAIATALKNNYEIEIAKNNVEANTLLNNYGVAGGLPLVTAQASNTEQITQVNQKLTDGTEINRNAAAGNNTQASLNAGILLYNGKRVVSTKKRLAELQYQSTELLNSQIQNTIALVMTSYYDVVRQLSYLNTVRTSIQASEKRLEILKVRKEAGMANNADLFQAEIDLNTLNQTFLDQLNVAQVAKTELLRILTLDPKSAVSIKDTIMVDNTLKLDAILDRIAANADVKAADHQIRINELIVRETAALRYPTVRFNTAYNFSRNQTAAGFTLLNRVAGPNAGLTLAIPIYNGSAFKRQQQVAEINTESAKLQRSSIVRDYNAGAVKMYQTFLTSLEQLETQKRNFNLAKQLLDLTLQRFELIQATIIDVREAQRSFEDAGYRMINLNYAAKAAEIELKRLSNTLQ, translated from the coding sequence ATGAACCCGCTCCTGATTTTGAAATGTAAGAAAAACCTTTTGCTAATGCTCCTGCTGGTCAGCAGCAGCGCGTTTTCCATGCAGGCCGACAGCCTTACGATCACCTTGGAAGACGCGATCGCGACGGCTTTAAAGAATAATTACGAAATAGAAATCGCCAAAAACAATGTGGAAGCCAACACGCTGCTCAACAATTATGGCGTTGCCGGAGGCCTACCGCTGGTGACAGCTCAGGCTTCCAATACAGAACAGATCACACAGGTCAATCAAAAGTTAACGGACGGAACTGAGATCAATCGGAATGCTGCAGCAGGTAACAACACCCAGGCCAGCTTGAATGCTGGTATTTTGTTATACAATGGTAAAAGGGTTGTTTCCACAAAAAAACGTCTGGCCGAGCTGCAATATCAAAGCACAGAGCTGCTTAACTCTCAGATTCAGAACACAATAGCTTTGGTAATGACGAGTTATTATGATGTCGTGCGCCAATTGAGTTACCTGAATACGGTACGAACTTCGATCCAAGCTTCCGAAAAACGACTTGAAATCCTGAAAGTGCGCAAAGAAGCGGGAATGGCTAATAATGCAGATCTTTTTCAAGCCGAAATCGATTTAAATACATTAAACCAGACATTTCTGGACCAGCTGAATGTAGCCCAGGTCGCCAAAACCGAACTGCTTCGCATCCTGACGCTCGATCCGAAATCGGCGGTAAGCATTAAGGATACAATTATGGTTGACAATACGCTTAAACTTGACGCCATTCTGGACCGGATTGCGGCGAATGCAGACGTGAAAGCAGCGGATCATCAAATCCGCATCAACGAGTTGATCGTCCGCGAAACGGCTGCGTTAAGATACCCGACCGTGCGGTTCAACACGGCTTACAACTTTTCCAGAAACCAAACTGCCGCCGGTTTTACCTTGCTGAACAGGGTTGCAGGTCCTAATGCAGGCCTCACGCTCGCTATCCCGATTTACAACGGTTCGGCGTTTAAAAGACAGCAGCAGGTTGCGGAAATTAACACGGAAAGCGCCAAGTTGCAACGAAGCTCTATTGTCCGCGATTACAATGCAGGTGCAGTGAAAATGTATCAGACTTTCCTGACTTCGCTCGAACAACTTGAAACACAAAAACGCAACTTTAACCTGGCAAAACAGCTCTTGGATCTTACATTACAACGTTTTGAACTGATCCAGGCAACAATCATCGATGTGCGTGAGGCCCAGCGGAGTTTTGAAGATGCCGGTTACCGGATGATCAACCTGAATTATGCAGCCAAAGCAGCCGAAATCGAGCTAAAACGGCTTAGTAACACATTGCAATAG
- a CDS encoding TonB-dependent receptor has protein sequence MRNFRLPFLLLLLINLQCFAQEEPAEPFLIKGKLEDGDKNPVLFANVALYSAKDSSLAGGIASDDKGLFEFPAAPGNYFLKITYLTLDEKIVPNVNVASQNLDLGIISLQSNSKVLEEVLVRGEKSQMELQLDKRVFNVGKDLSNIGSNASDILNNMPSVTVDVEGNVALRGSGNVRILIDGKQSGMIGLNPAEALRQIPGDLIESIEIITNPSSRYDAEGEVGILNIVMKKNIRYGLNGSFTATAGYPSNFGGSFNLNYRRKKVNLIANYGLMYREGPGRGNSRQEYNSSDTSFVYEQRSARTRSGTSNNFMVGLDYFLNNFNTVTATVSYRKSMNNNRSQLDYMDYDFNNVLTQTVTRTERETEPRTNIEAALNYEKKFDKKGQSLSFNSKYIISDETESARYREFSNLDPTGIMQRAYNTEDEKTFLAQLDYIQPIGKDGKIEAGLKTSIRLLDNDFSVHQQDEQMDWIILDQYDNRFAYDEKIHAGYVMASNQFGKVFVQAGLRGEYSDITTELKKTNQRNHRGYFNLFPSIHTSYKVADAQTVQLSYSYRLSRPNFRDLLPFSNFSDSRVFRAGNPLLNPEFTHSFEAGHLLNMPKGSLLSSIYYRHRLGVVENITSVDSTGFTTITPINLSTGDSYGFEFNLTYDPAPWWKLTGNANIFRAINEGFYQDKALKSDTYSWTSRFSSRVTLFKSVDFQSSFNYRAPRKTTQGRDLAIYFIDLGLSKDILKGRGTVTASVRDLLNSQKRRSIVENAGYYSRSEFQWRARQFLVTFAYRLNRSKEKERMDNKGGEGEED, from the coding sequence ATGAGAAATTTCCGGCTCCCCTTTTTGCTATTGCTTTTGATCAACCTGCAATGTTTTGCACAGGAAGAGCCAGCGGAGCCTTTCTTAATTAAAGGCAAATTGGAGGATGGGGATAAGAATCCGGTCCTGTTTGCCAATGTCGCACTCTATTCTGCAAAGGATTCCAGCCTCGCAGGCGGCATTGCTTCTGACGATAAAGGCCTTTTCGAATTTCCTGCTGCACCGGGAAATTATTTTCTCAAAATCACGTATCTCACTTTGGATGAGAAGATTGTCCCCAATGTGAATGTGGCCAGCCAGAACCTGGACCTTGGAATAATTTCACTTCAATCGAATTCAAAAGTTTTGGAAGAGGTGCTCGTGCGCGGGGAAAAAAGCCAGATGGAATTGCAGCTCGACAAACGTGTTTTTAATGTTGGAAAAGACCTCAGCAACATAGGAAGCAATGCATCGGACATCTTGAATAATATGCCTTCGGTAACTGTTGATGTGGAAGGAAATGTAGCATTAAGGGGAAGCGGTAACGTCCGGATTCTGATCGATGGAAAGCAATCGGGCATGATCGGCTTAAACCCGGCAGAAGCGCTGCGGCAGATTCCCGGCGACCTGATCGAGAGCATTGAGATCATTACCAATCCTTCCTCGCGTTATGATGCGGAAGGCGAAGTCGGCATCCTGAACATTGTGATGAAGAAAAATATCCGTTACGGATTAAATGGTTCGTTTACGGCGACTGCCGGTTATCCCTCCAATTTCGGCGGCTCTTTCAATCTTAATTATCGGCGTAAAAAGGTGAATCTAATTGCTAATTACGGCTTAATGTATCGCGAAGGGCCAGGCAGGGGCAATTCGCGCCAGGAATATAACAGCTCGGATACTAGTTTTGTGTACGAGCAACGTTCGGCGCGGACGCGCTCGGGGACTTCCAACAACTTTATGGTTGGCCTGGATTATTTTCTGAATAATTTTAACACGGTTACAGCGACAGTTTCTTACCGTAAGTCCATGAATAACAACAGGTCACAGCTGGATTACATGGATTATGATTTTAACAATGTGCTGACACAAACCGTTACGCGTACGGAAAGAGAAACCGAGCCAAGAACGAACATTGAGGCAGCATTGAATTATGAAAAGAAATTTGACAAAAAGGGACAAAGCCTGTCATTCAATTCCAAATACATCATTAGTGACGAAACGGAATCCGCTCGTTACCGGGAGTTTTCAAATCTAGATCCCACCGGCATTATGCAGCGTGCATATAATACCGAAGATGAAAAGACATTCCTTGCACAGCTTGATTACATTCAACCCATTGGGAAGGATGGAAAAATAGAAGCGGGACTAAAAACGTCCATCCGGTTACTGGACAATGATTTCTCAGTGCATCAGCAGGACGAGCAGATGGATTGGATTATTCTGGACCAGTATGATAACCGGTTTGCTTACGACGAAAAAATCCATGCAGGTTATGTCATGGCCAGCAATCAGTTTGGAAAAGTGTTTGTTCAAGCGGGGTTAAGAGGAGAATATTCGGACATTACTACGGAGCTTAAAAAGACGAATCAGCGCAATCACCGAGGCTATTTCAATCTTTTTCCAAGCATTCATACGTCATACAAAGTTGCTGATGCGCAAACTGTTCAGCTGAGTTACAGTTACCGCCTGAGCCGTCCTAATTTCCGCGACCTCCTACCCTTCTCCAATTTCAGCGATTCCCGCGTATTCCGCGCCGGTAATCCATTGCTGAATCCAGAATTTACACATTCGTTTGAAGCCGGACATTTGCTGAATATGCCAAAAGGCTCATTGCTGTCCAGCATTTACTATCGTCACCGGCTGGGCGTTGTGGAGAACATTACTTCCGTTGATTCCACGGGTTTTACCACCATTACACCTATCAATCTTTCTACCGGCGATTCCTATGGATTTGAATTTAACCTGACTTATGACCCGGCTCCCTGGTGGAAACTGACCGGAAACGCGAACATTTTCAGGGCCATTAATGAAGGTTTTTACCAGGATAAGGCTTTAAAAAGCGACACTTATTCCTGGACAAGCCGGTTTTCATCAAGGGTTACATTGTTTAAATCTGTTGATTTTCAGTCTTCATTCAATTACCGTGCACCGCGCAAAACAACGCAGGGACGCGATCTGGCCATTTATTTTATTGATCTCGGGCTTTCCAAAGACATTCTCAAAGGCAGAGGAACCGTTACCGCCAGCGTGCGTGATCTGCTTAATTCTCAGAAAAGACGCAGCATTGTCGAGAATGCAGGTTACTATTCCCGTTCGGAGTTCCAGTGGCGTGCAAGGCAGTTTTTGGTAACATTTGCCTACCGCCTCAACCGCTCCAAAGAGAAGGAAAGAATGGATAACAAAGGCGGCGAAGGTGAAGAAGACTAA
- a CDS encoding CvfB family protein: MLFIGKYNHLTIERLTSVGMFLSDVEGEEVLLPNQYLTDEMQIGDTIKVFVYLDSEDRPVATTETPKIIRNQFAFLEVTDVTEHGAFMDWGLIKDLFVPFREQSTPMQLGEWHVVFLYLDQKSSRLIASTKIDRFLENERLTVAEGDEVDLLIFSKSDLGYNAIVNQYHKGLIYANEVFRDIHVGDSLRGYVKKIREENKLDLSLQKTGYEVVEPTAQAILDQLKKANGFLNLSDNSSPEDIYKKLQISKKVFKKAIGGLYRQGLIKIGDDGIRLVVED, translated from the coding sequence ATGCTTTTTATAGGAAAATACAATCACCTCACCATTGAGCGCTTAACCAGCGTCGGCATGTTCCTGAGTGATGTCGAGGGCGAAGAAGTGCTTTTACCCAATCAATATTTAACGGATGAAATGCAGATCGGCGACACCATTAAGGTGTTCGTTTACCTGGATTCCGAAGACCGTCCCGTAGCGACCACGGAAACACCGAAAATCATCCGCAATCAGTTTGCTTTTCTGGAAGTAACGGATGTTACGGAACATGGCGCTTTTATGGATTGGGGTTTAATTAAAGACCTTTTCGTGCCGTTCCGCGAACAAAGCACACCGATGCAGCTCGGAGAATGGCACGTCGTGTTCCTTTATCTCGACCAAAAATCTTCGCGCCTGATTGCATCCACCAAGATCGACCGTTTTCTTGAAAACGAAAGACTTACAGTTGCCGAAGGCGATGAAGTGGATCTGCTGATCTTTTCAAAATCGGATCTGGGTTACAACGCCATTGTGAATCAATATCACAAAGGTTTGATCTACGCGAATGAAGTTTTCCGCGACATTCATGTTGGCGATTCGTTAAGGGGTTATGTCAAAAAAATAAGGGAAGAAAATAAGCTGGACCTCAGCCTGCAAAAAACCGGTTATGAAGTGGTTGAACCGACTGCACAGGCTATTTTGGACCAACTAAAAAAAGCGAACGGTTTCCTGAATTTATCGGATAACAGCTCGCCGGAGGATATTTACAAGAAATTACAGATCAGCAAAAAAGTCTTCAAAAAGGCGATCGGTGGACTTTACAGACAAGGCCTGATCAAGATCGGTGATGACGGCATTAGGCTGGTTGTAGAAGATTAA
- a CDS encoding amidohydrolase family protein translates to MIKHNIKRRMTGLLLGIAACVTTGNAQNPAPAVKQTKMILVTGATIHVGDGQVIENGSIAFDNGIITAVGTTGSFSGGNGAEVIDAKGKHIYPGIISLNTTVGLQEIASVRATLDYNEVGQINPHVRALVAYNTDSEVIPTLRGNGILLSQAVPQGGVISGSSSVFYSDGWNWEDAVLVKDDGIWLSWPPFLSSSFNYEDFTVSVKRNDKRAEAINVFRSTFADARAYAETQSPGSVNLRLAAMKPLFDGSANLYIRAEYGKDIIEAVNFAKENGVKKIVIVGGDESYKVAAFLKENQIPVVLNPTHRLPGRVDEQVYLPYELPGMLHKAGVKVAITYADEWWRTRNLAFLAGTSSGFGNVTPEEALQFVTKNAAEIIGADKLVGTLEKGKQASFLVTAGDMLDMRGNVIQMAFIKGGKVNLDDKQKRLYEKYKVKYGKK, encoded by the coding sequence ATGATAAAACATAACATTAAGCGCCGGATGACAGGCTTGCTGCTGGGCATTGCCGCATGCGTCACCACCGGAAACGCGCAAAACCCGGCTCCGGCAGTCAAACAAACAAAAATGATCCTCGTCACCGGCGCAACCATTCACGTGGGCGACGGACAGGTGATTGAAAACGGCTCCATTGCCTTCGATAACGGAATTATCACGGCAGTGGGCACCACGGGATCTTTTTCCGGTGGCAATGGCGCCGAGGTGATCGATGCCAAGGGAAAGCACATTTATCCAGGCATAATTTCGCTCAACACGACCGTTGGTTTGCAGGAAATTGCTTCGGTAAGGGCCACTTTGGATTATAACGAAGTCGGCCAGATCAACCCGCACGTTCGCGCGCTGGTGGCTTACAACACCGATTCCGAAGTGATCCCTACCTTGCGCGGCAACGGCATTCTGCTTTCGCAAGCTGTGCCGCAGGGCGGCGTGATTTCCGGCTCCTCCTCTGTTTTTTACAGCGATGGCTGGAACTGGGAAGATGCGGTTTTGGTCAAGGACGATGGCATCTGGCTGAGCTGGCCGCCATTTTTGTCGAGCAGTTTTAATTATGAAGATTTCACTGTTTCGGTTAAGAGAAATGACAAGCGCGCTGAGGCCATTAATGTCTTCCGTTCCACATTTGCGGATGCGAGAGCTTATGCGGAAACGCAGTCGCCCGGTTCTGTGAACCTGCGCCTGGCTGCGATGAAGCCGCTTTTTGATGGCTCGGCCAATTTGTACATTCGTGCGGAGTATGGGAAGGACATTATTGAAGCTGTAAATTTTGCGAAGGAAAACGGGGTGAAAAAAATCGTGATCGTAGGCGGCGATGAGTCTTACAAAGTCGCTGCTTTCCTAAAAGAAAACCAGATTCCCGTGGTTCTGAACCCTACGCACCGCCTGCCCGGCCGTGTGGATGAACAGGTTTACCTGCCTTACGAGCTGCCCGGCATGTTGCACAAAGCAGGCGTAAAAGTGGCGATCACGTATGCGGACGAATGGTGGCGGACGCGTAACCTGGCTTTTCTGGCGGGGACGTCGTCAGGATTTGGCAATGTGACGCCAGAGGAAGCATTGCAATTTGTTACCAAAAATGCTGCTGAAATCATCGGCGCTGACAAACTGGTAGGAACATTGGAAAAAGGGAAACAGGCTTCGTTCCTCGTGACGGCAGGAGATATGCTGGATATGCGCGGCAATGTGATCCAGATGGCCTTTATTAAGGGCGGGAAAGTGAACTTGGACGATAAACAGAAGCGGCTTTACGAAAAGTATAAAGTCAAATACGGGAAGAAATGA